A window of Planktothrix serta PCC 8927 genomic DNA:
TTTACCTTTGATAGTGCCCATTATATTAAAGATTATGATGGGCCTTGTGGACGGATGCACGGTCATAGTTATCGCTACTAAACTTTTTCAGGATAACTTGAAGATTTTGTTAAAATTAGAAACAGAAATGCACTGACTCAATAGATGACCA
This region includes:
- a CDS encoding 6-pyruvoyl trahydropterin synthase family protein; amino-acid sequence: FTFDSAHYIKDYDGPCGRMHGHSYRY